The proteins below are encoded in one region of Roseofilum casamattae BLCC-M143:
- a CDS encoding DUF3110 domain-containing protein codes for MQVYVLLFNVGTENEGIHTIKVPDTDPRRARNKVLIFELEDDATRFALQLEAQDFPSPSVEAIEEDEIKAFCQDADLDWEWISEGKLVIPPESNVDSLDWDAEESEFPTANESPSEMSEDELDRIRRNLEGLL; via the coding sequence ATGCAAGTGTATGTATTGTTGTTTAACGTGGGAACTGAGAATGAAGGAATCCACACGATTAAGGTTCCCGACACCGATCCCAGGCGAGCGCGCAATAAAGTGCTAATTTTTGAATTGGAGGATGATGCTACTCGCTTTGCCTTGCAACTCGAGGCTCAAGATTTTCCTTCACCCTCCGTCGAGGCAATTGAGGAAGACGAAATTAAGGCATTTTGCCAAGATGCCGACCTAGATTGGGAGTGGATTAGTGAAGGTAAATTAGTGATTCCTCCCGAGTCGAATGTGGATTCTTTAGATTGGGACGCAGAAGAGTCGGAGTTCCCAACGGCTAATGAGTCGCCGTCTGAGATGAGTGAAGACGAACTCGATCGCATTCGTCGCAATTTAGAAGGTTTGCTTTAG
- the murQ gene encoding N-acetylmuramic acid 6-phosphate etherase, with protein sequence MKSSQNRGHLLTEQVNPLSSTLDQLSTRELVALFNREDLETVKACERAREALAAAIDRTAAALENGGRLFYVGAGTSGRLGVLDAAECPPTFCTDPEMVQGILAGGEAALVRSSEGLEDRFTDGADAMADRQVSEKDVAIGITAGGTTPYVQGALQEANQRGATTVFIACVPAEQVPISVDIDIRLLVGPEVLAGSTRLKAGTATKMALNIISTGVMVKLGKVYGNRMVDVAVTNTKLRDRALRILEDLTECDRGECEALLDRSGQKVKLALLMAWTGLGATEAQDYLNQNRGNLRSAREAISDRFPS encoded by the coding sequence ATGAAATCATCGCAAAATCGCGGCCATTTATTAACCGAGCAAGTTAATCCCCTTAGCTCAACTTTAGACCAACTGAGTACGAGGGAGTTGGTAGCTCTGTTTAATCGAGAAGATCTGGAAACGGTGAAGGCTTGCGAACGGGCCAGAGAGGCTTTAGCGGCTGCGATCGACCGGACGGCCGCAGCTCTGGAAAATGGCGGACGGTTGTTTTATGTTGGCGCCGGTACGAGCGGCCGCTTGGGAGTATTGGATGCGGCGGAATGTCCCCCTACATTCTGTACTGACCCGGAGATGGTACAGGGGATTTTAGCCGGGGGAGAAGCCGCCTTGGTGCGCAGTTCTGAAGGTCTGGAAGACCGATTTACGGATGGGGCGGATGCCATGGCCGATCGCCAGGTGAGCGAGAAAGATGTGGCGATCGGAATTACGGCTGGAGGGACGACGCCTTACGTGCAGGGAGCGTTGCAAGAAGCCAACCAACGCGGCGCTACCACGGTATTTATTGCTTGCGTTCCTGCCGAGCAAGTACCGATCTCGGTGGATATTGATATTCGCTTGTTGGTGGGGCCGGAAGTGCTCGCGGGTTCGACACGGTTGAAAGCGGGAACGGCAACGAAGATGGCGCTCAATATTATTTCCACGGGCGTTATGGTGAAGCTGGGTAAGGTGTATGGAAACCGGATGGTGGATGTGGCGGTGACCAATACCAAATTGCGCGATCGCGCTCTGCGTATTCTAGAGGATCTGACCGAGTGCGATCGCGGGGAGTGCGAAGCTCTATTAGATCGCAGCGGCCAAAAGGTGAAGCTGGCATTGTTGATGGCTTGGACGGGGTTAGGAGCGACGGAAGCCCAAGATTATCTCAACCAAAACCGAGGAAATTTGCGATCGGCACGAGAGGCAATCAGCGATCGATTTCCCTCGTAA
- a CDS encoding photosynthesis system II assembly factor Ycf48, with translation MQSIVKILQRVVTLIAVVLLCASCKNAYLPSLGSSPWKVVQLPTEATIQDVAFTGDRDRGWLVGSNATLLETNDGGDTWEPRYLDLDSEMTRLTSISFSGDEGWMVGMPSIMLHTTDGGSSWSEIPLSNKLPGTTKTILALGPDAAEMTTDLGAIYRTEDGGRNWKAMVQSAVGVYRNISRSSDGQYVTVSANGNFYSTWEPGQDAWVQHNRNNSKRLQKMGFTADNRLWLLARGGVLQFSNTVNPETPEDWQESQQPEFASSIGFLDLSYRTPEEIWVAGGSGNLLVSFDGGETWEKDRTVEDVPANFYQIDFETPESGFAIGNGGVLLKYELNSEKPTA, from the coding sequence ATGCAATCAATTGTGAAAATTCTGCAACGAGTTGTAACATTAATCGCGGTTGTATTGCTCTGTGCTAGCTGCAAAAATGCCTACTTACCCTCCTTGGGTTCGAGTCCTTGGAAAGTGGTTCAGTTACCGACTGAAGCAACGATCCAAGATGTAGCATTTACCGGCGATCGCGATCGCGGGTGGCTAGTTGGCAGTAATGCAACGTTATTAGAAACGAATGATGGCGGCGATACGTGGGAACCGAGATATTTAGATCTCGATTCCGAGATGACTCGCTTAACTTCCATTAGCTTTTCCGGAGATGAAGGATGGATGGTCGGGATGCCCTCGATTATGCTCCACACCACCGACGGCGGTAGCTCGTGGTCGGAGATTCCTTTGAGCAATAAGTTGCCGGGAACGACCAAGACTATTCTCGCTCTCGGCCCGGATGCGGCGGAAATGACCACAGACCTCGGTGCGATTTATCGGACCGAAGATGGAGGGAGAAACTGGAAAGCCATGGTACAATCAGCGGTTGGAGTATATCGGAATATTTCGCGCTCCTCCGACGGCCAGTATGTCACGGTTTCGGCAAATGGTAATTTCTACTCCACCTGGGAACCCGGACAAGATGCCTGGGTTCAGCACAACCGAAATAATTCCAAACGCTTGCAAAAGATGGGTTTCACGGCCGACAACCGGTTGTGGTTGCTCGCGCGCGGTGGCGTCCTGCAGTTTAGCAATACCGTTAATCCAGAAACTCCGGAAGACTGGCAAGAGAGTCAACAGCCAGAATTTGCCAGCAGCATCGGTTTCTTAGATCTGTCCTATCGCACTCCCGAAGAAATTTGGGTGGCTGGCGGTAGCGGTAATCTCCTCGTCAGCTTTGATGGTGGCGAAACCTGGGAAAAAGACCGCACGGTAGAAGACGTTCCGGCGAATTTCTATCAAATTGACTTTGAAACGCCCGAAAGTGGATTTGCGATCGGCAATGGCGGCGTTCTTCTTAAGTACGAGCTTAACTCCGAGAAGCCGACAGCATAA
- a CDS encoding rubredoxin: MSTGSSETPETPNSAPETTLDRYECRACGYVYEPQKGDSKRQVPQGTPFEELPPGWRCPVCGAQRRQFENIGAVGEASGFAENMGYGFGVNTLTPNQKNLLIFGGLALGFLFFLSLYGLQ, encoded by the coding sequence ATGAGTACCGGATCTTCTGAGACCCCAGAAACACCCAATTCAGCTCCAGAGACAACACTCGATCGCTATGAGTGCCGAGCGTGTGGCTATGTTTACGAGCCACAGAAAGGGGATAGCAAGCGTCAAGTTCCCCAAGGGACTCCATTTGAGGAGTTGCCTCCCGGATGGCGCTGCCCCGTCTGCGGCGCGCAGCGCCGTCAATTTGAAAATATTGGCGCTGTTGGCGAAGCATCTGGCTTTGCTGAAAATATGGGATATGGATTTGGGGTCAATACATTAACCCCCAACCAAAAAAATCTCCTGATTTTTGGGGGGTTGGCATTGGGATTTCTATTTTTCCTAAGTCTTTACGGCTTACAGTAA
- the psbF gene encoding cytochrome b559 subunit beta has translation MTGNNPNQPISYPVFTVRWLAVHTLAVPSVFFLGAIAAMQFIQR, from the coding sequence ATGACTGGCAATAATCCCAACCAACCCATTTCTTATCCCGTTTTTACCGTTCGCTGGCTCGCGGTTCATACCCTAGCCGTTCCTTCGGTATTCTTCTTAGGCGCGATCGCAGCAATGCAATTCATTCAGAGATAG
- a CDS encoding GAF domain-containing sensor histidine kinase, with translation MDDRENQLNSSPNAAGDRQGEDYRLEILEKFGLLDNTSVPVFEEATQTVAHYLQVPVCILGILDRDVEWLKAAFGLSRLGLMNTLAAQRSIPRQHSPSDRVVATRKKLAVPDLTADPELSQSFLYQEYGICAYLAIPLIISDGNCIGAISVMDLEPHTFTLQEISYLEMTARWSVSEFERSHLLQIPSRQTGLIGTNTVTASPAQVAGLVSSSNPMLKIKNQLLNQLTQELRTPLTSVLGMAKMLNKETYGPLTAKQKEYMTIIYSSGQNLLSLIQEILELAVLDDIGSLLKVKPVDIEMLCQQATNSLEQLAEQQQQQIRLSIEPGNRIWHVDKVLVQQTIYHLVSSLLQASAEESTIRLHASRKDNDLSIAIWMSHPWLGQGIPDVEQMLEWLQQPLLFSQDNNVSSRSSVSANGAAVGESDGVENRDKSEQYSPPSVLSTLNLKTKMQFLRLNLSRHLAQIHGGVLSLQGTESSSYRYIIRLTEQN, from the coding sequence ATGGATGACCGCGAGAACCAACTCAACTCTTCCCCAAACGCAGCAGGCGATCGCCAAGGGGAAGACTATCGATTAGAAATCTTAGAAAAGTTTGGTCTACTAGATAATACGAGCGTACCGGTCTTTGAAGAAGCGACGCAAACCGTTGCTCACTATCTACAAGTTCCCGTCTGCATTTTAGGCATTCTCGATCGCGATGTTGAATGGTTAAAAGCTGCCTTTGGCCTCTCGCGGTTAGGGCTAATGAATACTCTTGCAGCCCAGCGTTCTATACCTCGGCAACATTCCCCGAGCGATCGGGTGGTCGCAACGCGGAAAAAGTTGGCAGTGCCCGATCTGACAGCCGATCCGGAACTGAGTCAGAGTTTTCTCTATCAAGAGTATGGAATTTGCGCCTATTTAGCCATTCCTTTAATCATTTCTGATGGGAATTGTATCGGAGCAATCTCGGTGATGGACCTCGAACCCCATACCTTTACATTGCAAGAAATTTCCTACCTAGAAATGACAGCACGATGGAGCGTGAGCGAATTCGAGCGATCGCACCTGCTGCAAATTCCCTCTCGTCAAACCGGATTAATAGGCACGAACACAGTCACCGCATCCCCTGCCCAAGTCGCGGGATTGGTGTCCTCGAGCAATCCCATGTTGAAAATTAAAAATCAATTGCTCAATCAACTCACTCAGGAATTGCGAACGCCCTTAACTTCAGTGTTGGGAATGGCGAAAATGCTAAACAAAGAAACCTACGGCCCCCTCACGGCGAAACAAAAAGAATACATGACCATCATCTACAGTAGCGGTCAAAACCTACTGTCTTTGATTCAGGAAATTTTAGAATTAGCAGTTCTCGACGATATTGGTTCCTTGCTCAAAGTCAAACCCGTCGATATTGAAATGCTCTGCCAACAAGCAACTAATAGTCTAGAGCAACTGGCCGAACAGCAGCAGCAACAAATTCGCTTATCCATCGAACCGGGAAATCGAATTTGGCACGTGGATAAAGTTTTGGTGCAACAAACCATTTATCATTTAGTCTCCAGTCTCCTCCAAGCCTCTGCGGAAGAGAGCACCATTCGCCTTCATGCCTCTCGTAAAGACAACGATCTGAGTATTGCCATTTGGATGTCCCATCCTTGGTTAGGACAAGGCATTCCCGATGTCGAACAAATGTTGGAATGGTTGCAGCAACCCTTGCTCTTCAGCCAAGACAATAATGTATCTAGCCGTTCTTCGGTTTCAGCCAATGGTGCCGCAGTGGGAGAGTCCGATGGTGTCGAGAATCGAGATAAATCAGAGCAATACTCGCCACCTTCGGTTCTTTCGACCTTAAACCTAAAAACCAAAATGCAATTTTTGCGATTGAATCTCAGTCGCCATTTAGCCCAAATTCATGGAGGGGTTTTGTCCCTTCAAGGGACAGAAAGCTCGAGTTATCGATACATTATTCGCCTGACGGAACAGAATTAG
- a CDS encoding photosystem II reaction center protein L: MPTRNQNPNKQPVELNRTSLYLGLLLIFTLGILFSSYFFN; this comes from the coding sequence ATGCCCACTCGCAACCAAAACCCGAATAAACAACCCGTTGAATTAAACCGTACATCCCTATATTTGGGTTTGCTACTTATCTTTACCCTGGGAATTTTATTTTCCAGTTACTTCTTTAATTAA
- the psbE gene encoding cytochrome b559 subunit alpha, which produces MAGGSTGERPFGDIITSVRYWLIHSITIPMLFIAGWLFVSTGLAYDAFGTPRPDEYYTQERQELPIVTDRYQGKTQIEEFIGK; this is translated from the coding sequence ATGGCAGGTGGTTCCACAGGGGAACGTCCCTTTGGCGATATTATTACCAGCGTTCGCTACTGGTTAATCCACAGCATCACGATTCCCATGCTGTTCATTGCCGGTTGGCTCTTTGTCAGCACCGGTCTCGCTTACGATGCCTTCGGTACTCCTCGTCCTGACGAGTATTATACTCAAGAGCGCCAGGAATTACCGATCGTGACCGATCGCTACCAAGGCAAGACACAAATCGAAGAATTTATTGGCAAATAG